The following coding sequences are from one Parabacteroides pacaensis window:
- a CDS encoding helix-turn-helix domain-containing protein → MYIENYDFKEWMQKLFDKLDELCKDIRALRNADKVLPEDDNLLDNQDLCLLFKVSIKTLQRYRALGVLPYFTISGKVYYRASDVREFIKERFSSVTLRKFEKEHGSDKK, encoded by the coding sequence ATGTATATAGAAAACTACGATTTCAAAGAGTGGATGCAAAAGCTATTCGACAAGCTGGACGAGCTTTGCAAGGATATACGGGCATTGCGCAATGCCGATAAGGTGCTGCCCGAAGATGATAACTTACTGGATAATCAGGACTTGTGCCTGTTGTTCAAGGTAAGTATTAAAACTTTGCAACGCTACCGTGCTTTGGGTGTATTGCCTTACTTTACAATCAGCGGAAAAGTGTATTACCGGGCTTCCGACGTTCGGGAGTTCATAAAGGAACGGTTCAGTTCGGTCACGCTACGCAAGTTCGAGAAAGAACACGGTTCGGATAAGAAGTAA
- a CDS encoding VapE domain-containing protein, whose protein sequence is MKKKRDNEAERIEGKLSKNERIERLLNVLYDFRFNTVKSRTEYRAANTCDLYQPVTKFALNSFRRRLDVTAGITTSADNIRMILESDFAGKVHPIREYFTALPLLNPAKDGYIKRLLDTVQVANPDKWEEYFTKWLVGVVANAMNDTGCQNHTCLVLTGDKQGQFKTWWLDNLCPLPLKNYLFTGKIDPQGKDIYTLIAEYLFINIDDQLKELNKQNENALKNLITTPAVKYRRPYDIYIEEYPHLASFMASVNGNEFLTDPTGSRRFLPFEVLHIDKPTAENICMDNVYSEVMYLYRKCVRYWFNDSEIEELHLTNAGFEVQTVEFEMLMQYFEKPSEEEENQFFMTTAQILTRLRDVCPMQLSEKRLGEALRKAGFKRVQKRINNSNYSVYGYRIKHVLAPYTDNGYG, encoded by the coding sequence ATGAAAAAGAAAAGAGATAACGAAGCGGAGCGCATCGAGGGCAAACTATCCAAAAACGAGCGTATCGAAAGGCTGCTTAACGTCCTGTATGACTTCCGGTTTAATACCGTGAAAAGCCGAACGGAATACCGGGCGGCAAATACTTGCGATTTGTACCAGCCAGTTACGAAGTTCGCTCTAAATTCGTTCAGGCGCAGGCTGGATGTCACCGCAGGCATTACCACCTCCGCCGACAACATCCGTATGATACTGGAAAGCGATTTTGCCGGAAAAGTGCATCCTATACGGGAATACTTTACTGCCCTGCCCTTACTGAATCCTGCCAAAGATGGATATATCAAAAGACTGCTCGATACGGTACAGGTAGCCAATCCCGACAAATGGGAAGAATATTTCACGAAATGGCTGGTAGGCGTGGTAGCCAATGCGATGAACGATACCGGCTGTCAGAACCATACCTGTTTAGTCCTGACTGGTGACAAACAGGGACAGTTCAAAACATGGTGGCTGGATAACCTTTGCCCGTTACCGTTAAAGAACTACCTCTTTACCGGGAAGATAGACCCGCAAGGCAAGGATATCTACACACTGATAGCCGAATACCTGTTTATCAATATTGACGACCAGCTAAAGGAACTCAACAAGCAGAATGAAAACGCACTGAAGAACCTGATTACCACCCCGGCAGTCAAATACCGCAGACCGTATGATATTTACATAGAGGAATATCCGCATTTAGCCAGTTTCATGGCATCGGTAAACGGTAACGAGTTTTTGACCGACCCGACAGGCAGCAGGCGTTTTCTGCCGTTTGAAGTCCTGCACATCGACAAGCCGACAGCGGAAAACATCTGCATGGATAACGTCTATTCGGAAGTCATGTACTTGTACCGGAAGTGTGTGCGATATTGGTTCAATGATTCGGAGATTGAAGAACTGCACCTGACAAATGCAGGGTTTGAGGTGCAAACGGTTGAGTTTGAGATGCTGATGCAGTATTTTGAGAAACCAAGCGAGGAAGAAGAAAACCAGTTCTTTATGACAACGGCGCAAATCCTCACACGTTTACGGGATGTTTGCCCCATGCAGTTATCAGAAAAACGGTTAGGGGAAGCATTACGCAAAGCCGGATTTAAACGGGTACAAAAACGCATTAATAACAGCAATTATTCGGTATATGGGTACAGGATAAAGCACGTTTTAGCACCCTACACCGATAACGGCTATGGTTAA
- a CDS encoding helix-turn-helix domain-containing protein, with product MDLITKDSDATLVLFSSLDRVLENVENMVTNYRLVLNGEHYLTGEEVCKKLCISKRTLQDYRDTGLLGYVQLPGKIIYRESDILELLDRHYRSTGLKY from the coding sequence ATGGATTTGATTACGAAAGATTCCGATGCCACGCTGGTATTGTTTTCATCCCTTGACAGGGTGCTGGAAAATGTGGAAAACATGGTAACAAACTATCGCCTGGTGCTGAACGGTGAACACTACCTGACGGGTGAGGAAGTCTGCAAAAAGCTGTGCATCAGCAAGCGTACTTTGCAGGATTACAGGGACACGGGACTGCTGGGATATGTACAACTTCCGGGGAAAATTATCTATCGGGAAAGTGACATATTGGAACTGCTGGATAGGCATTACCGGAGTACAGGTTTGAAATATTGA
- a CDS encoding helix-turn-helix domain-containing protein — protein MNNPFEEIFKRLENIEKMISPVVSAQPREQDEKKPVLVKISVASSITGYSVNYLYHLAASGAIPCVKRGRSLRFDMDELKRWMQQQYVPASNRLSDEKEKR, from the coding sequence ATGAACAATCCATTCGAAGAAATTTTCAAGCGGCTGGAAAACATCGAAAAGATGATTTCCCCCGTAGTCAGCGCACAGCCCAGAGAACAGGACGAAAAAAAGCCTGTGTTAGTCAAAATATCCGTTGCCAGCAGCATAACCGGATATTCCGTTAATTACCTCTACCATTTAGCCGCCAGCGGAGCGATACCATGTGTCAAGCGTGGACGTTCCTTGCGTTTTGATATGGACGAGTTGAAAAGGTGGATGCAACAGCAATATGTTCCGGCTTCTAACAGGCTTTCCGATGAAAAAGAAAAGAGATAA
- a CDS encoding energy transducer TonB, whose product MNNKILSPLYITFTSTLLLLLACISGSKQNPPPSVALQETNQDTLTREQTQQLSSVYAQRLTKAFAEDSGYITTPPGYFGGMYYNDKGKLVVQIIGDTLEGRCKIAEIVQSNDFEIDPVSHTYSQQELFRIMDEFNRRFVEADSQIKKNFSTAAVNTSQHRIDIHLIITNKNTEKEFRTKVMNSPAFHFVKTDYGLAPQDGVSEINGLYLRTEYPLYHTSTPQVKVTFYNRSNQKILVGNHYLVAYEENGRWKIVPNNYAATDVEYIVNLNNEHSFQAALLPDIHPNKPGRYRIYYTVSSDYNPSKHKYNLVADFRLSADRKECSRIPKSDIPAPNLNIRTMETENAGNELDENEDIIYAIAEQMPEFPGGEKAMFNYLQEKAKQAHAEEKGRVVVNFLIGKDGIVRQPEIARSVNNTLDQEAFQIIRNMPKWQPARQQGKPVVIKYTVPILFEPTK is encoded by the coding sequence ATGAATAACAAGATTTTATCCCCTCTCTACATCACCTTTACAAGCACCCTGCTTTTACTCTTGGCATGTATAAGTGGCTCTAAACAGAACCCTCCCCCTTCAGTCGCTCTGCAAGAAACAAACCAAGATACCTTAACAAGAGAACAAACGCAACAACTTTCCTCCGTTTATGCCCAACGTTTGACTAAAGCATTCGCAGAAGATTCCGGCTATATAACAACACCCCCCGGTTACTTCGGCGGAATGTATTACAATGACAAAGGTAAATTAGTAGTACAAATCATCGGTGACACATTGGAAGGACGCTGTAAAATAGCAGAAATCGTACAAAGTAACGATTTCGAAATAGACCCAGTCTCCCACACCTATTCACAACAAGAGTTATTCCGGATAATGGATGAATTTAACCGTCGCTTCGTAGAGGCAGACTCCCAAATAAAAAAGAACTTTAGTACTGCAGCCGTAAACACCAGCCAACACCGTATCGACATCCATTTAATAATCACAAATAAAAACACCGAAAAAGAATTCCGTACAAAAGTAATGAACTCGCCCGCCTTCCACTTTGTAAAGACAGACTATGGATTAGCTCCCCAAGACGGAGTTTCAGAGATAAACGGCCTGTACTTGCGTACCGAATACCCCCTTTATCACACCTCTACCCCCCAAGTAAAAGTAACCTTCTACAATCGCAGTAATCAAAAGATATTAGTAGGCAACCATTATCTGGTAGCTTATGAAGAAAATGGACGCTGGAAAATAGTACCGAACAATTATGCTGCAACAGACGTGGAATATATCGTAAATCTGAATAACGAACATTCTTTTCAGGCCGCTTTATTACCGGACATCCATCCGAATAAGCCGGGCCGTTACCGGATATACTATACAGTTTCGTCTGACTATAACCCGTCAAAACACAAATATAATTTAGTAGCTGACTTCCGTCTTTCAGCCGACCGTAAAGAATGTAGCCGCATACCAAAGTCAGATATACCTGCCCCCAATCTGAACATTCGTACCATGGAAACGGAAAATGCCGGTAACGAGTTAGATGAAAATGAAGATATCATTTATGCCATAGCAGAACAAATGCCTGAATTTCCGGGCGGTGAAAAAGCCATGTTCAACTATTTGCAAGAGAAAGCAAAACAAGCTCACGCGGAAGAAAAAGGAAGAGTGGTTGTGAACTTTCTGATAGGAAAAGACGGAATCGTTCGGCAGCCGGAAATAGCCCGTTCCGTAAACAATACCTTAGATCAGGAAGCTTTCCAAATCATACGAAACATGCCGAAGTGGCAACCTGCACGTCAGCAAGGAAAGCCTGTAGTAATAAAATATACGGTTCCTATATTATTTGAACCGACGAAATAA
- a CDS encoding MobC family plasmid mobilization relaxosome protein gives MTEIRNKAGGRPAKSRIDKQKRVVSTKLTELQYYAIKKRAGESGLPVSEYVRQAVVSAEITPRLNRQDADTIRKLAGEANNINQLAHRANAGGFALVAVELVKLKNRIIEIINQLSNDWKNKKGKRI, from the coding sequence ATGACAGAGATAAGGAACAAGGCAGGAGGTCGCCCGGCAAAAAGCCGGATAGACAAACAAAAACGGGTAGTCAGTACGAAACTGACGGAACTTCAATATTACGCTATTAAGAAGCGAGCCGGAGAATCCGGTTTGCCTGTCAGTGAATACGTCCGGCAAGCGGTCGTTTCGGCAGAGATAACGCCACGGCTGAACAGGCAGGATGCAGACACTATCCGCAAGCTGGCAGGGGAAGCCAACAATATAAACCAACTGGCACACCGGGCAAATGCCGGAGGGTTCGCACTGGTAGCGGTGGAACTCGTGAAACTAAAGAACAGGATTATTGAAATCATAAACCAGTTATCGAATGATTGGAAAAATAAAAAAGGGAAGCGGATTTAA
- a CDS encoding glycoside hydrolase family 71/99-like protein has protein sequence MFLVGFIFPLVLPAKEKGKQYDSYKGLVMAGYQGWFNAPGDGANRGWYHYKGRQGFRPGSCTIDLWPDVSEYPKTYRTEFTFADGSPAYLFSSYDESTVDTHFRWMKEYGLDGVFMQRFVSEIKNPSGKIHFDKVLSSAMAAARKYNRAICVMYDLSGMLPGDEEVVLKDIKSVASKYAVKEHRKNPSYLYHNGKPLVVIWGVGFNDRRKYGLKEAETLIRGLKRQGFSVMLGVPTYWRTLTSDTVDDEKLHALIRECDIIMPWFVGRYDESTYSPAFQQLIRRDIGWCKKNKVDYVPLAFPGFSWRNMNGPEAHQISRNKGSFFWKQLSHVIEAGAGMIYIAMFDEIDEGTAIFKCAHKVPAGESIFVPMEEGIGGDHYLWLAGEAARMLRKEIPLTKEMPLRKGK, from the coding sequence ATGTTTCTGGTAGGATTTATTTTCCCTTTAGTTTTACCTGCAAAAGAAAAGGGAAAACAGTACGATTCGTATAAAGGCTTGGTTATGGCAGGTTATCAAGGTTGGTTTAATGCGCCGGGTGACGGAGCCAACCGAGGGTGGTATCATTATAAGGGTCGGCAAGGTTTCAGGCCCGGTTCCTGTACCATTGATTTATGGCCGGATGTTTCCGAGTATCCAAAAACTTATCGGACCGAGTTTACTTTTGCGGACGGTTCTCCGGCGTACCTTTTCAGCTCGTACGACGAATCGACGGTGGATACCCATTTTCGGTGGATGAAGGAATACGGATTAGATGGTGTATTTATGCAGCGGTTTGTAAGTGAAATAAAAAATCCGAGTGGCAAGATACACTTTGATAAAGTCCTTTCCTCAGCCATGGCTGCGGCCCGTAAATACAATCGGGCTATTTGTGTAATGTACGATTTAAGCGGGATGCTTCCCGGAGATGAAGAAGTGGTATTAAAGGATATAAAAAGCGTGGCTAGCAAATATGCCGTAAAAGAACACCGGAAAAATCCTTCTTACCTTTACCATAACGGGAAACCCCTTGTCGTTATATGGGGAGTGGGGTTCAACGACCGTCGCAAATACGGCCTGAAAGAGGCGGAGACCCTTATCCGGGGTCTTAAACGCCAAGGATTCAGTGTGATGCTGGGAGTACCTACCTATTGGCGTACACTTACTTCGGACACGGTGGACGATGAAAAGTTGCACGCGCTGATAAGAGAATGTGATATAATTATGCCGTGGTTTGTAGGACGGTATGACGAATCTACATATTCGCCGGCTTTTCAACAACTCATCCGGCGAGACATCGGTTGGTGCAAAAAGAATAAAGTAGATTATGTGCCCCTAGCGTTTCCCGGCTTTTCATGGCGCAACATGAACGGCCCTGAAGCCCATCAGATTTCTCGCAATAAAGGATCTTTCTTCTGGAAGCAATTATCCCATGTCATTGAAGCGGGAGCCGGCATGATTTATATCGCCATGTTCGACGAAATAGATGAAGGAACCGCCATCTTCAAATGCGCCCATAAAGTACCGGCGGGAGAAAGTATTTTCGTGCCTATGGAAGAAGGCATCGGGGGCGATCATTATCTCTGGCTGGCAGGAGAAGCGGCACGAATGTTGAGAAAAGAAATACCGTTAACGAAAGAGATGCCTTTACGGAAAGGAAAATAA
- a CDS encoding site-specific integrase has translation MERKRFSVLFFIKRSKLLKNGEAPVRVRVTYDRLYVELQLKRSIKVPLWSQDKEKSIGKDRNSVELNHYIDALRVKFYQIYQDLELDGKIISARAIVNRYQGKDETSKTLYNVFKEHNDNCRKLIGTDYADITVRRYDNCLKYLMELVKRDYKVDDILLREVNGELVRNFDLYLKTEKHCAQNTVIRYMKCFKKVINLAIANEWLTKNPFAGIKFHEVEVNKEFLTQAEINKIWQKEFKIERLELVRDVFIFCVYTGLAFIDVYNLRSEHISEDSNGNLWIVKAREKTNNLCNIPLLSIPKQILEKYRDNPYCLDKRALLPVPCNQKMNSYLKEIADLCGIKKNLTTHTARHSFASVIALANNVSLPNVAKMLGHSSTRMTQHYAKVLDQTILRDMQAVEKQLSV, from the coding sequence ATGGAAAGAAAAAGATTCAGTGTTTTGTTCTTCATCAAGAGAAGCAAACTGTTAAAAAACGGGGAAGCACCCGTGCGTGTGCGTGTCACTTATGACCGCTTATATGTGGAACTTCAACTAAAACGGAGTATTAAAGTCCCCCTTTGGTCGCAAGATAAAGAGAAGTCGATAGGCAAAGACCGTAATTCCGTAGAACTGAACCACTATATTGACGCTTTGCGTGTAAAGTTCTACCAAATTTACCAAGATTTGGAACTGGATGGAAAGATTATTTCCGCGCGTGCCATAGTAAACCGTTATCAGGGGAAAGACGAGACATCCAAGACATTATACAATGTATTTAAAGAGCATAACGACAACTGCCGGAAGCTAATCGGAACGGATTATGCCGACATCACCGTAAGACGCTACGATAATTGCCTTAAATATCTCATGGAACTGGTTAAACGGGATTACAAGGTAGATGATATTCTACTGCGTGAGGTAAACGGGGAACTGGTGCGTAACTTCGATTTATACTTAAAAACAGAGAAGCATTGTGCACAGAACACTGTTATCCGTTATATGAAATGCTTCAAGAAAGTGATAAACCTTGCCATTGCCAACGAGTGGTTAACGAAAAATCCGTTTGCTGGAATCAAGTTTCACGAAGTCGAAGTAAACAAAGAGTTCCTCACCCAAGCCGAGATAAACAAGATTTGGCAGAAAGAGTTCAAGATTGAACGGTTGGAACTGGTGCGGGATGTCTTTATTTTCTGTGTGTACACCGGGCTGGCATTCATAGATGTATATAATTTACGTTCCGAACATATTTCAGAGGATAGCAACGGTAACCTATGGATAGTGAAAGCCCGTGAAAAAACAAATAACCTTTGTAATATTCCGCTTTTGAGCATTCCTAAACAGATACTTGAAAAGTATAGGGATAACCCTTACTGCCTTGACAAAAGGGCTTTACTTCCTGTGCCTTGCAATCAGAAAATGAACAGTTACCTAAAAGAGATTGCAGACCTTTGCGGAATAAAAAAGAACTTAACCACGCATACAGCCCGGCATAGCTTCGCAAGTGTTATCGCATTGGCTAACAATGTATCATTGCCGAATGTGGCAAAAATGTTAGGGCATTCTTCTACAAGAATGACACAACACTATGCAAAGGTATTAGACCAAACGATATTAAGAGATATGCAAGCCGTTGAAAAGCAGCTTTCAGTATAG
- a CDS encoding toprim domain-containing protein, with the protein MTYKEANDISIKDYLESLGILPVVDKFYYGMYHSPFRQDDTPSFKVDYGVNLWCDFGTGEGGSLIDLVMKQYGCNAYGAICRLEQGNGNSFSFQGKELSERKPKDERKRTASPVEIRKIQPLQNPALMDYLRSRNIPPEMAAHHVQEMYYRIGDKSYFALAFKNDAGGYELRNPRFKGSTSPKDITHIRQPGKSNDTCFVFEGVMDYLSFIAIRQKTNPAYPCLDWQDYVILNSIANVDKALYPLADYEKIHCLLDNDEAGRKAVEAIQKEYSWHVRDSSYLYSECKDLNDYLCGKKLNQPAERMQQATKQSQPEKQTQSVKQPNQEEKNKQSPGEKRKRSRRL; encoded by the coding sequence ATGACTTATAAGGAAGCTAACGACATAAGCATCAAGGACTATTTGGAATCACTCGGCATTCTTCCCGTAGTGGACAAGTTTTATTACGGCATGTACCACAGCCCGTTCCGTCAGGACGACACGCCCAGTTTCAAGGTTGATTACGGCGTGAACCTGTGGTGTGACTTCGGGACGGGTGAGGGCGGCTCGCTCATCGACCTTGTGATGAAGCAATACGGTTGCAACGCTTACGGGGCTATCTGCCGGCTGGAACAGGGAAACGGCAATTCTTTTTCTTTTCAAGGGAAAGAGCTTTCGGAAAGAAAGCCAAAGGATGAAAGGAAGCGAACCGCCAGCCCGGTGGAAATCCGCAAAATACAGCCGTTGCAAAATCCGGCACTCATGGATTATTTGAGAAGCCGGAACATTCCGCCTGAAATGGCAGCGCACCATGTGCAGGAAATGTATTACCGTATCGGTGACAAATCTTATTTTGCGCTCGCTTTCAAGAACGATGCCGGAGGGTACGAGCTTCGCAATCCCCGTTTCAAAGGCAGCACATCCCCCAAAGACATTACCCACATACGGCAGCCGGGGAAATCGAACGATACCTGTTTCGTATTTGAGGGAGTTATGGACTATCTTTCTTTTATAGCTATCCGGCAGAAAACAAACCCTGCCTATCCCTGTCTTGACTGGCAGGACTATGTTATCCTGAACTCGATTGCCAATGTGGATAAAGCCCTTTACCCATTAGCGGACTACGAGAAAATACACTGTCTTTTGGATAATGACGAAGCAGGGAGAAAAGCGGTCGAAGCCATACAAAAGGAATACAGTTGGCATGTGCGTGATTCATCCTACCTGTATAGTGAATGCAAGGACTTAAACGATTACCTGTGCGGGAAGAAGCTCAACCAGCCAGCGGAAAGGATGCAACAGGCAACCAAACAATCACAGCCGGAGAAGCAAACGCAATCTGTCAAGCAGCCGAATCAGGAAGAGAAAAACAAACAATCTCCCGGTGAAAAAAGAAAAAGGAGCAGACGGTTGTAG
- a CDS encoding helix-turn-helix domain-containing protein: MEIVTIEKKTFELWQQKFETFIRRIDALCSRKKRVNWLDNCETCRLLNVSARTMQTYRDTGKLPYSQINGKIYYKASDVDAFIQNQVNNNSKK; encoded by the coding sequence ATGGAAATAGTAACCATTGAAAAGAAAACATTCGAGCTTTGGCAGCAGAAGTTTGAAACCTTTATCCGGCGTATAGATGCACTCTGTTCCCGGAAGAAACGGGTTAATTGGCTGGATAATTGCGAAACCTGCCGTTTGCTGAACGTATCAGCCCGGACGATGCAAACCTACCGTGACACGGGAAAACTGCCTTATTCACAGATTAACGGAAAGATTTACTATAAGGCTTCGGATGTGGATGCCTTTATACAGAACCAAGTGAATAACAATTCTAAAAAATAA
- a CDS encoding relaxase/mobilization nuclease domain-containing protein: protein MIGKIKKGSGFKGCVNYVLGKEQATLLHAEGVLAESNRDIIRSFCMQTEMNPGLKKPVGHIALSYSVVDAPKLTDEKMIQLAQEYMHEMKITDTQYIIVRHQDREHPHVHIVFNRIDNNGKTISDKNDMYRNEQVCKKLKVKHGLYFAGGKEQVKQHRLKEPDKSKYEIYTAVKNEIGKTRSWQQLQKRLAEKSISIHFKRKGQTDEIQGISFSKGEYTFKGSEIDRSFSFSKLDKYFGNAGLTTAGSNKQSIYTPVQEPATNKSNDSLITGLGGLFSVSSSPVDDTPDNPDLRKKKKKKRQFKL, encoded by the coding sequence ATGATTGGAAAAATAAAAAAGGGAAGCGGATTTAAGGGCTGTGTAAACTATGTGCTGGGCAAGGAACAGGCAACCTTGCTTCATGCCGAGGGAGTGTTGGCGGAAAGCAACCGGGACATCATACGTAGTTTCTGTATGCAAACCGAAATGAATCCCGGCTTAAAGAAGCCAGTCGGACATATTGCACTAAGTTATTCGGTAGTGGATGCACCCAAGCTGACAGACGAGAAGATGATACAGTTGGCGCAGGAATATATGCATGAAATGAAAATCACCGATACGCAGTACATCATCGTGCGCCATCAAGACCGGGAGCATCCACACGTGCATATCGTTTTCAACCGGATAGACAACAACGGAAAGACCATTTCGGATAAAAATGATATGTACCGAAACGAGCAGGTTTGCAAGAAACTGAAAGTAAAACACGGGCTTTACTTTGCTGGTGGGAAAGAGCAGGTGAAACAACACCGCTTGAAAGAGCCGGATAAATCAAAGTATGAGATTTACACGGCTGTAAAGAACGAAATCGGGAAAACAAGGAGCTGGCAGCAGTTACAAAAGCGGTTGGCAGAAAAGAGTATCAGCATTCATTTCAAGCGCAAGGGGCAAACGGATGAGATACAGGGCATTTCCTTTTCCAAAGGTGAATATACGTTCAAAGGTTCGGAGATTGACCGAAGTTTCAGTTTTTCCAAACTGGATAAATATTTCGGTAATGCAGGACTGACGACAGCCGGGAGCAACAAGCAGTCAATTTACACACCTGTTCAGGAGCCAGCTACAAATAAAAGTAATGATTCACTGATTACAGGTTTGGGCGGATTGTTCTCCGTTTCATCCTCTCCGGTTGATGATACACCTGACAATCCCGATTTGAGAAAGAAGAAGAAAAAGAAACGACAATTTAAGTTATAG
- a CDS encoding RteC domain-containing protein — translation MYSLSKKKMPYLYLIDEAIGLIDNEIRIVEWRIKYPEQFKRQLDKPPLSPLYLADKTTLINIMEIVSGLFISKNIVYQNGKPAYLVDLGKAFEWLFNIKIGDYHQKHEDVIKRKPGKITEFLNGLADLIRKEHDKKGYR, via the coding sequence GTGTACAGTTTGAGCAAGAAAAAAATGCCTTATTTGTATCTAATTGATGAAGCGATAGGGCTAATAGATAACGAAATACGCATTGTAGAATGGCGTATTAAATACCCCGAACAGTTTAAACGGCAACTTGATAAACCACCTCTTTCCCCTCTCTATTTGGCTGACAAAACAACCCTTATCAACATTATGGAAATTGTCAGCGGTTTGTTCATCTCTAAAAACATCGTATATCAAAATGGTAAACCTGCCTACTTGGTGGATTTGGGAAAAGCCTTTGAATGGCTCTTTAATATCAAGATAGGCGACTATCACCAAAAGCATGAGGATGTGATAAAACGAAAGCCGGGCAAAATCACGGAGTTTCTTAATGGACTGGCAGACCTTATCCGAAAGGAACATGATAAAAAAGGATATAGATAA
- a CDS encoding helix-turn-helix transcriptional regulator — protein sequence MTDEIHTLRYSDIFLAMYLNNGMSCLHRNHSHVLVYIYSGELEINERGKITRLHKGDCAFIRKDFSVQMTKQARNGEQFKATFLMFTTKFLRYFYNRLDRNAIPKEAKRDKESLYKLPSNRPDIVSLFESMTPYFDSDILPTDELLQLKMVEGVYVLLNTSKSLYASIFDFADPWKIDILEFLEQNYMNDLSMEEIANYTGRSLSTFKRDFKKYSVLSPQKWLIRRRLEAAHELIHKGTYKVSEICFDVGFKNLSHFSKIYKEMYGISPTEEI from the coding sequence ATGACAGACGAAATCCATACACTACGTTATTCGGATATCTTTTTGGCGATGTATTTAAATAATGGGATGAGTTGCTTGCATCGAAATCACTCCCACGTGTTGGTTTATATATATTCTGGAGAACTGGAAATTAACGAACGAGGTAAAATTACCCGCTTACACAAAGGAGATTGTGCTTTCATCCGCAAGGATTTCAGCGTACAAATGACTAAACAAGCACGTAACGGCGAGCAGTTTAAAGCCACTTTTCTGATGTTTACCACCAAATTCTTACGCTATTTTTACAACCGGTTAGACCGGAATGCAATACCAAAAGAGGCGAAACGGGATAAGGAGAGCCTTTATAAACTGCCGTCTAACCGCCCTGATATCGTAAGCCTGTTTGAATCCATGACACCTTATTTTGATTCCGACATTCTGCCGACTGATGAATTGTTGCAACTGAAAATGGTAGAGGGTGTGTATGTATTGCTCAACACTAGTAAAAGTCTTTATGCTTCCATTTTTGACTTTGCCGATCCTTGGAAGATCGATATTTTGGAATTTCTGGAACAGAATTATATGAACGACCTTTCCATGGAAGAGATTGCCAACTACACAGGGCGCAGCCTTTCCACATTCAAACGGGATTTCAAGAAATACAGTGTCCTTTCCCCACAGAAATGGCTAATACGACGTCGTCTCGAAGCTGCGCACGAGTTGATACACAAAGGCACCTATAAAGTTTCAGAAATTTGCTTTGATGTGGGTTTCAAAAATCTTTCTCACTTTTCGAAGATATATAAGGAAATGTATGGAATATCTCCAACGGAAGAAATATAA
- a CDS encoding RNA recognition motif domain-containing protein — MNIYIGNLSYRVKESDLQQVMEDYGTVISTKLIIDRDTRRSKGFAFVEMANDEEARKAIEELNGAEYEGRTMVVKEALPRR; from the coding sequence ATGAATATTTACATTGGCAACCTCAGTTACCGGGTTAAAGAATCGGATTTGCAACAAGTAATGGAAGATTATGGTACAGTAATATCAACAAAACTTATTATTGACCGTGATACAAGAAGATCTAAAGGATTTGCATTTGTAGAAATGGCAAATGATGAAGAAGCAAGAAAAGCTATCGAAGAATTAAACGGCGCAGAATATGAAGGCCGTACAATGGTTGTAAAAGAAGCTCTTCCAAGAAGATAA